In Granulicatella elegans, one genomic interval encodes:
- a CDS encoding nucleoid-associated protein: MILHQAYLHIFDKNSGNLLLSQKELPLSNPYITEYFTKIIEKTLKSDPRHGVLPPEEPLLGFLADDSIPFIEKTQQLAHKLYEIIAPAEDIPAADYVFASGINDQGGNFFAILRLDYSSKYTHFLDYEDDQVLNTVLQNHAILPNPSQKLSEAFIVDTSNGQYQLIERKYIVEGKKIPYFSEQFLEITPPTSTQEQIKEIKKTVTHVAKKYDEENYLALATTQQAILTQLEESDEIDAGIIFDTVFKDKPLAKEAAYQAITTEKILEKIPVTNVPKYEKKYSKQKFKLDNGIEITIPSDIYENKEMVEFINNPDGSISVLIKNIDSIMNRFNA; the protein is encoded by the coding sequence ATGATTTTACACCAAGCTTATTTACACATTTTCGATAAAAATAGCGGAAACTTACTGTTATCCCAAAAAGAATTACCTTTATCGAATCCCTATATTACAGAATATTTTACAAAAATAATTGAAAAAACATTAAAAAGTGACCCTCGTCATGGTGTCTTACCTCCAGAAGAACCACTTCTAGGATTTTTGGCAGATGACAGCATCCCTTTTATTGAAAAAACACAACAACTGGCTCATAAATTATATGAAATCATCGCTCCAGCAGAAGATATCCCTGCAGCTGATTATGTCTTTGCATCAGGCATTAATGATCAAGGCGGAAATTTCTTTGCAATTTTGCGTTTAGATTATAGCTCTAAATATACACATTTTTTAGATTATGAAGATGATCAAGTATTAAATACCGTTTTGCAAAATCATGCGATTTTACCAAATCCTTCTCAAAAATTATCTGAAGCGTTCATTGTGGATACAAGTAATGGTCAGTATCAATTAATCGAACGAAAATATATCGTAGAAGGTAAAAAAATTCCGTATTTCTCTGAACAATTTTTAGAAATTACACCTCCTACAAGTACACAGGAACAAATCAAAGAAATTAAAAAGACTGTCACACATGTCGCCAAAAAATATGACGAAGAAAATTATCTAGCACTTGCAACGACACAGCAAGCAATCTTAACACAATTAGAAGAAAGTGATGAAATCGATGCTGGTATTATTTTCGATACAGTCTTCAAAGATAAACCTCTAGCAAAAGAAGCGGCTTACCAAGCAATTACGACTGAAAAAATTCTAGAAAAAATTCCTGTTACAAATGTGCCAAAATATGAGAAGAAATACAGCAAACAAAAATTCAAACTCGATAACGGAATTGAAATTACTATTCCAAGTGACATTTACGAAAATAAAGAAATGGTGGAGTTTATCAATAATCCTGACGGATCTATTTCTGTATTAATTAAAAATATCGACTCAATCATGAATCGATTCAACGCATAA
- a CDS encoding methylated-DNA--[protein]-cysteine S-methyltransferase has protein sequence MFESRIQTPLGEVRLRSDGNSLTGLWFVGQVNDAKDNHDIEIKDDLPIFGQVESWLENYFSGKQIPITIPLKPKGTVFQERVWQLLQEIPYGETMTYGEMAQRMAKEKGVETYSAQAVGQAVGKNPISVFIPCHRVIGKNGALTGYAGGVHRKEQLLNLERGK, from the coding sequence GTGTTTGAGAGTAGAATACAAACCCCTCTAGGAGAAGTTCGATTAAGAAGTGATGGAAATTCACTAACAGGCTTATGGTTTGTAGGGCAAGTGAATGATGCCAAGGACAACCATGATATTGAGATAAAAGATGATTTGCCAATTTTTGGTCAAGTAGAAAGTTGGTTAGAAAATTATTTTTCTGGAAAGCAAATTCCAATTACGATTCCGTTGAAACCGAAAGGAACCGTTTTTCAAGAAAGAGTTTGGCAACTGTTGCAAGAAATTCCTTATGGAGAAACGATGACTTATGGAGAAATGGCGCAGAGAATGGCAAAAGAAAAAGGCGTAGAAACCTACTCCGCTCAAGCAGTTGGGCAAGCTGTTGGAAAAAATCCAATCAGCGTTTTCATTCCTTGCCATCGAGTGATAGGAAAAAATGGTGCATTAACTGGATATGCGGGTGGAGTTCATAGAAAAGAACAATTGTTAAATTTAGAAAGGGGAAAATAA
- the rplK gene encoding 50S ribosomal protein L11: MAKKVVKLVKLQIPAGKATPAPPVGPALGQAQVNIMGFCKEFNARTAEQAGLIIPVVISVYEDRSFDFICKTPPAAVLLKKAAKVEKGSGEPNKKKVATVTRDQVREIAELKAPDLNAADVEAAMRMVEGTARSMGFVVEG; the protein is encoded by the coding sequence GTGGCTAAAAAAGTTGTAAAACTAGTTAAATTACAAATTCCTGCAGGTAAAGCTACACCAGCTCCACCAGTAGGTCCAGCTTTAGGTCAAGCACAAGTTAACATCATGGGCTTCTGTAAAGAGTTCAACGCTCGTACAGCAGAACAAGCTGGTTTAATTATTCCGGTAGTGATTTCAGTATATGAAGACCGTTCATTCGACTTCATCTGTAAAACACCACCAGCAGCAGTATTATTAAAGAAAGCTGCTAAAGTAGAAAAAGGTTCAGGCGAACCAAACAAGAAAAAAGTTGCTACTGTAACTCGTGATCAAGTTAGAGAAATTGCTGAATTAAAAGCACCTGACTTAAATGCAGCAGATGTTGAAGCTGCAATGCGCATGGTCGAAGGTACAGCCCGTTCAATGGGATTTGTAGTAGAAGGCTAA
- a CDS encoding aromatic acid exporter family protein: MVLKGIKMVLAAFGSLLVAQYFGLSSASVASIIAILSVGNTKKSSIVIAWKRVVAMLLALTVAVCVFLMLGHSTISFGVYLIIYIPLAFLLKAEAGIAPSSVLAIHLWLSNTITNRLLLNEALLLLVGTSVALLLNWHMPSYQQDIEDKRQEIEDKLKDILRKMAYFLRMGNGTNDAKLIIEAKEKLAQAQKLLFIESENQLFSQFNKDLCYFEMRAEQIQLLEVMAKNLNDFHCPAREAELLAEMFDSTAEQLHLTNTGLDLMAEIQDYIDEFRNLELPKTRDEFEYRATLFQLLRDLQRFIDLKVCYFRDHH; encoded by the coding sequence ATGGTGTTAAAAGGGATAAAAATGGTATTGGCGGCATTTGGGTCATTATTAGTGGCACAATATTTTGGATTGTCGTCAGCTTCGGTAGCATCGATTATTGCAATTCTAAGTGTTGGGAATACGAAGAAGTCATCCATCGTAATTGCTTGGAAACGAGTAGTGGCTATGTTATTAGCTTTAACAGTAGCGGTATGTGTTTTTTTAATGTTGGGACATTCTACCATTAGTTTTGGAGTGTATTTAATCATTTATATTCCTCTTGCATTTTTATTAAAAGCAGAAGCAGGGATTGCACCAAGTTCGGTACTTGCGATTCACCTTTGGTTAAGTAATACGATAACAAATAGATTACTATTAAATGAGGCGTTGTTATTATTAGTGGGAACATCAGTAGCTCTTTTATTAAATTGGCATATGCCTAGCTATCAACAAGATATTGAAGATAAAAGACAAGAAATTGAAGATAAATTAAAAGATATTTTAAGAAAAATGGCATACTTTTTACGAATGGGAAATGGAACAAATGATGCAAAACTCATTATTGAAGCAAAAGAAAAGTTAGCCCAGGCGCAAAAACTTTTATTTATTGAAAGTGAAAATCAGTTATTTAGTCAATTTAATAAAGATTTATGTTATTTTGAAATGCGAGCGGAACAAATACAGTTATTAGAAGTGATGGCTAAAAATTTAAATGATTTTCATTGTCCTGCTAGAGAGGCTGAGTTGTTAGCGGAAATGTTTGATTCAACAGCAGAACAATTGCACTTAACGAATACTGGGTTAGATTTAATGGCTGAGATTCAGGATTATATTGATGAATTTAGGAACTTAGAGCTACCAAAAACGAGAGATGAATTTGAATATCGTGCAACATTATTCCAGTTATTAAGGGATTTACAACGATTTATTGACCTTAAAGTATGTTATTTTAGAGATCATCATTAA